AGGCAGAGCAGACTGCGACATTCCACAGGAGCCGGTGACAAGATGGCAGAGAAGGGGGAGCTCTATAGATGAAAGACATCGTTGAGGATTTTCTCGAGCTGGTGCAGATCGACGCGGCGTCGGGGAATGAACGCGGCGTGGCCGACGCGGTAAAGGGCAAACTCGGGGCGCTGGGGCTGGCGGTCGAGGAGGATGACGCGGGGGCCGGTTTCGGCGGCAACGCGGGCAACGTGCTGGCGGTGCTCGACGGCGGGCTGCCCGGCTCGATTCTGCTCAACGCCCACATGGACCGGGTCGCCAACGGGCAGGGGATCAAGCCGCAGATCAAAGACGGCCTGATCGTTTCCGACGGCACGACGATTTTGGCGGCTGACGATCTGTCGGGCGTGGCGGCGCTGATCGACAGCGTCCGCCGTCTGCAGGCCTGCGGACGAAAGTTCCCGCGCGTGGAATATCTCTTCACCGTGGGGGAGGAAGCGGGGCTTCTGGGGAGCAAGGCTTTCGACACAAGGCGGCTGCGCGCCAAAGTCGGCTACGCGTTCGACTCGCCCGGTCGGCTGGGGCGCGTGGTCTGCGCCGCTCCGGGGCAGGTGAGCCTGACGGTCGAGGTGACGGGAAAAGCGGCGCACGCCGGCAACTGTCCCGAAGAGGGCGTCAACGCCGTGACGGCGCTGGCGAAAATCCTCGCGACGATCCGCGACGGCCGTCTCGATCCCGAGAGCACGGCCAACTTCGCCGTGCTGGACTG
This sequence is a window from Pyramidobacter sp. YE332. Protein-coding genes within it:
- a CDS encoding M20/M25/M40 family metallo-hydrolase, which translates into the protein MKDIVEDFLELVQIDAASGNERGVADAVKGKLGALGLAVEEDDAGAGFGGNAGNVLAVLDGGLPGSILLNAHMDRVANGQGIKPQIKDGLIVSDGTTILAADDLSGVAALIDSVRRLQACGRKFPRVEYLFTVGEEAGLLGSKAFDTRRLRAKVGYAFDSPGRLGRVVCAAPGQVSLTVEVTGKAAHAGNCPEEGVNAVTALAKILATIRDGRLDPESTANFAVLDCGTKVTNIVQSYAVCRGEMRSRNDAALSAYVEYFEKHCREAAAGTGAAVTTTVTPQYESFSFDEDAPVIQAALAALRGMGAEAQVNGGGGGMDANVFNAAGIGVVGVATGYSGNHGVSERIVLDDLRRAGELAERIVLAWGDRGGLPE